aatattactagatgatttatatataaaattagaatAGAATAAAAGTTATAGATACTATAAACATAAACTTCTAGTcgtaaaactaaaattattgtttacttGATCACAAGTGTATAGTGTACTTTCACAAATATATTGTggaaattcagaaaaatttttaaccgaGCTGCCTCGTCCTCTGTCATCGTTTGGAGACCGTTGCACACCATCACCGAGCAAGGACGAGTCCTCGGAGTAAAAGTATGCACTTTAGTTGGGCGGTTTTGAAACCACCAAGTGTTGGACAAAAAATCAATCGTGATTTTGGCTGCCCGAAAAAAATCTAAACCCAAGACAGATGGTTGTGTCAAAGACGGCATCCAGTAGAAGCGATGGTTAATCTGGCGGTCCTCAACACCTACACATACGTCAGCGGCACTACAAACTCTCACTTCCTCTCCAGTAGCTACTCGCACACGTCTAGGTGGGGTTGGTACACTGGAGATTCCGAGGTCTGTAAAAAGATAGTCTCTGACGGGATTGTCGGACTTGATATCACTGCGGAAGGGATATTTTCCGACAGCTCGATAGTCGTGGATGTTGTTGTCGGGTCAACATTCACCGCCGGTCGTTTCCTAAGTTACAGTTGATGCACTGAGCTCGGGTGACTCCTGAGGCGCGACAACGGTAGCAAAAGATTCGTCGTGGCTCCGTACACATACGATGCCGGTGACCATTTTTGTTGCAATTCCAACAAACTAGGTCAGCCACGCGTCTAGTGTCTCCTACTGGAGCACTCGGGGCTACTCTAGGAGCTGGTGTCGGTATTGATCGATGGGGCTCGGGGAGAGCTCCCTGCTGGACCAGATATTCCTGGGGGACCGTCTGAGGTCCTCCGCGAGTACGATACGTTCTGAGGAGTGGTGGATGACTGGGGTGGAGACTCAAAAGTCTCCCGGCGTGGTGGATAACGCTGTCCAGTCATGAGGGCATCCAGTAACTCCACTGGTGTCTCCTCATTGTACTCCTCTTCCTCCTCTGCATACAGATGGGTTAATAGGGCCCTCCGGTGAGTTTTATAACGCCGGGGTCCCGCATAAGCGAAACTTGGAAACATGGAGGCCTCCGGTAATGGTGGTGGCTTGTGTGCAACTGCTCCTCGTAAAATTTGCTCTTGCCGGCCCGCCATTACCTCAAGACTGTCCAGGGTCATCATCTCCTGGAGCGGAATAACTAGACGGTAAGCAGGAAGTAAATTCCTGTGAACGTGGACTACCCGTTCCCACTCCGACCATGCCAGGTTGGTCCGGGCAAAGAGACCACACATGCACGCGATAAAGTCGCCCACAGGTTCATTTTCATCCTGTGTGCGATTAGTGATCTCCAGTCGCAGTGCTATCTGGTAATCCGGGTCTGCAAAACGCTGATGCAGAGCAATTTTTCTTGCTGCCCAGGTCGCAAAATATCTCACATGGGCCCGATACCACATTAATGCAGGCCCAGTGAAAGCAAACGGGAGTGCTCGGAGAAGATCTGCATCCCGGATGGGTAACAGTCTCCGCCCTTCCTCGATACGCTTAATAAAATTCTCGACGTCCTCGCCCTTGGTTCCCCCGAACGTGAGGTTCCATCTTTTTAAGGCGACGAGGACCTCGGAAGCCGACAGGTATCTTTCTCGGTATGCCACGGGCTCGTGATCGGAGTCTATAGTTGTCCCGATGAAAACTTGGGATTTTTTTCCCACCAGTTCTGTTTCGGCTCTAAAACACGTTACACAAAAATTTGCACAACGTATTTTATTGTCGAAtcctaatttgttattaagcAAGTTAGGTGTTTTTGTGGATAAATAGACTGGGttaaattataacaattaCTGTATTCTATGTTAACGGTATACAAAATTTAGAGAGACAGGTCAGGTACAGTCCTGTACTCTCTGCGGTTCAATTTGTAAGTGTCAGTACAATTTTACAAGCTTAGGTATAAGGGTTGTCCTCGTAGTAGGTGGGGAGCAATTTGGTATAGTGGCGATAAGGAAACGTTAGATGACGTCAAAGTTTTCTCAAAAACTCATGGATAGAACTACGTCTCAGGATAAGTGGTAAAATGGTCAAAAGGGGGATAGGTTGAAGGTCGGAGTAATATAACTGTAGGCACTCAATTTATTGCTTTATGACAGGAAAAGATTTAGTCGCCAAATGTTTAAAcattatttagaaatttccCGACCATACCGTGAGAACAACCGTTTTatgcattttataaaaacatctATTTGAAAGTTTGGAAAGAAGTACGTTCAAGGACAACACATGCACGTTGTTCTTAACATACTCCCCCCGTTGAGCAGTTATGATCAACactttataattacaatatttgaAAGGTAAACAATGCAAATGATAAAGAGTCTATggtcacaataataattaatccaCTATGATGTCCGGTAAAtaagattattaaaattcacgTGAAGAGCAATTGTATGTTATTAGAGTTTTCACAACGGTGATTTGAACTAATTAACGACATTATTAGTATCACTTCTTGGTTCCTCTGACGTGGAAACTGCATCCTCTTCATGGATATTGACTGGCAATGGGGCTATCTTTCTAATACAACGTTCGACATTGCCCGTTGACGTTTTTACGGTAACGACTCGTATAACTCCGTCAGCTCCAGGATGTACGTTAGTTATTAGACCCATTCGCCATTGCAGAGGTGGAAGATTATCTTCTTTAATTAGGACAACTGTCCCAATTTTTATGGTCTCTGGCTGACCCTTAGTCGACCACTTATGTCTGATGTTGAGTTCGTTTAGATACTCTTTGGAGCAACGGTTCCAAAAATGTTGACGTATCTGCTGGAGGTGTTGCCATCTAGATAGACGATTCTCTGGAATTTCTCTATAATCATGCTCAGGTAAAGACGTTAGTGTGTCGCCAATAAGAAAGTGTCCAGGAGTTAGAGATTGCAGGTCATTAGGATCAGATGATAAGGGAGTAAGAGGACGAGAGTTAAGGATAGcttcaatatttataacaatagtATTAAATTCTTCGTAGGTAAATAAAGTCGTGCCGATAGCACGTTTCAAATGATGTTTGAAGGACTTTACAGCCGCTTCCCATAGTCCCCCAAAGCTCGGAGCTCGAGTAGGTATAAAGTGCCAACGTATACCCTTGTGGGTAGCAAAATCATGTACTCTCTGATTATGCTGTGGGTCATTCCATAGATCATTTAGTTCCTTTAAACTGTTATTTGCTCCAACAAAATTCGTACCATTGTCAGAGTAAATATTGGAGCATTTGCCTCTTCGCCCAATAAAGCGCTGTAGCGCAGCTAAAAATGCCTCCGTGGTTAAATCGGTGACTACTTCAATATGAACTGCCTTTACAGCTAAACATACAAATATAgcgacatatatttttatttgagtgCGGTTGCGGAATTTCTTTTCCTTCATGAGAAAGGGTCCACAATAATCTACGCCCACTTTACTGAATGGTCGGGCAAAGTTTACACGATCAGCTGGTAAATCACCCATCAAATAATCCAGTTTTGGTGCATTAAATCGTGCGCACGTTACACATTGTCGAATTACCTTGCGTACTTGTTTTCTACCATCTATAATCCAGTAACGTCGTCTTAAATTGTACAATGTGCCTTGCGCTCCCATGTGTAGGAGTTCGAGATGCTCACGACGGATGATTAACGATGTAATATGATGTGACTTCGGTAAAATGATCTGATGTTTTTCTGAGTAGTCTAATGATGAGTTCTGTAGCCGTCCACCTACTCTTAATAACCCTTCTTTATCTATAAAAGGGTTTAGTGTGAGTAATTTACTGTGCGAACTTAGAGGCATTTTGCGTTGAATGCGGTGTATCTCTTCAGCAAACGCTATCGATTGCGCCAATTTAAAGATAATCTTACGAGCATTATGAATTTCTTCCAGTCTTATAATACCcttgtttttattatctatCTTCATGCGCATACACAAGGCGACAATAGACTCAAGCCTTGTCAtagatgaaaatttattccaTAGTTCTGTGTCCCTTGGTGTGGCGTGAAAACAGAGAACCCTTTTCAGTTCAGGTATCGGTGTATTTATCTTGGGTAAGTCGAGAGTTGGCCAGGTATCGCTGGTCTGTTGAAGCCATGTGGGTCCGTGTCGCCAAAGCGCCGACCGTATGAATTCTGTAGGTAACAAACCGCGTGACAAAATATCGGCTGGATTATCCTTTGTTCTTACATGATACCAATCATCCTTACGTGTGTTTTTTAGAATATTAAGAACTCGATTAGATACAAACTGCTTTAATTGTTGAGGTTCCGATGACTTTAACCAATACAGCACGATAGTCGAATCAGTccaaaaaatagttttatcaaTAGGCACTGGGAGATCCCGTACGACCGATGCATATAAATTCGATAGCACCGATGCTCCGCACAGTTCGAGTCGTGGTATTGTGGTTGATTTTGTTGGCGCGACTCGTGACTTAGCGCAAAGTAATTCAGTTTTTATGTCTCCGGTACTGTCTATAGTCCGCAGGTATAAGCAGGCGCCATAGGCCTTCTCACTTGCGTCGCAAAACCCGTGTATTTCAGTAACTTGAGTACCTGAGATCGGAGCGTGACGCGGAAACGTGTAATGGTTTAATTCTTGTAGTTGGGTTTGAAACTGTCTCCACTCGGTATGAAGGTCTAGGGGTAGAGATTCATTCCAATCTAACTGTCTCGTCCACAGTTTTTGCatatgttatgtccgccgcttaatttttaattatttatccgggatttctccctttggtagcgatagtaattttggacaagcgggttggagggtgcggacaacaataaagaatacgaggaagaaattatcttcctataatttattatttatagtggatcttttcgaaaattaagaacccaaacgtcttcgaagagactggtgctcttgtttaagccaaaagtattttatgatgatagaaaaataattctttcacctacctttcgatgtcaattcttctagtgcgtcagctattatccctccagaactaaacagctcactcgGCCTTCCTGTAAggttggtagaatgggtgcggctgggttgATAGGATGATaacttatgtactactttcgaatgaaaatcGAACGGCTTgagtgatga
The Microplitis mediator isolate UGA2020A chromosome 6, iyMicMedi2.1, whole genome shotgun sequence genome window above contains:
- the LOC130670463 gene encoding uncharacterized protein LOC130670463, which encodes MTERLASLLNLPKRKYAVPIGVLDSLNTTSKHMITATIRSSDGHFERTLQFLTVPQIAGLVPNQTIDRGSMKIPRNLKLADPHFHRPAAINMLLGSGISLSILCVGQINLSTSTENLYLQKTRLGWVVGGQAPASNLKQIEHCHVSNEINLEKFWEIEQDTADQTQTSEEIECEKHYRSHVTRDSNGRYVVALPFNDKIKLLGESRSRAIKRFINLENKLLKNSELREAYHATIQEYIDLGHMTELVKIPSDEGYYLPHHAVVEESSTTTKLRVVFDGSAKTSTGWSLNDALPIGPTRHTDLTSLWIRFRIYEVVFTADTEKMFRQIIIRPEDRKYQRIIWRNKEGKLTTMVINVLIFGGRTSPFIASRTFAQLAEDEGHRYPLAATIITKETYVDDTATGADTLEEAREKRNQLIALLKLGCFNIRQWASNVPELLEDLPKESINSKFQLGESVTLKTLGIYWNANEDTIVYTVKLPEPTKLDWNESLPLDLHTEWRQFQTQLQELNHYTFPRHAPISGTQVTEIHGFCDASEKAYGACLYLRTIDSTGDIKTELLCAKSRVAPTKSTTIPRLELCGASVLSNLYASVVRDLPVPIDKTIFWTDSTIVLYWLKSSEPQQLKQFVSNRVLNILKNTRKDDWYHVRTKDNPADILSRGLLPTEFIRSALWRHGPTWLQQTSDTWPTLDLPKINTPIPELKRVLCFHATPRDTELWNKFSSMTRLESIVALCMRMKIDNKNKGIIRLEEIHNARKIIFKLAQSIAFAEEIHRIQRKMPLSSHSKLLTLNPFIDKEGLLRVGGRLQNSSLDYSEKHQIILPKSHHITSLIIRREHLELLHMGAQGTLYNLRRRYWIIDGRKQVRKVIRQCVTCARFNAPKLDYLMGDLPADRVNFARPFSKVGVDYCGPFLMKEKKFRNRTQIKIYVAIFVCLAVKAVHIEVVTDLTTEAFLAALQRFIGRRGKCSNIYSDNGTNFVGANNSLKELNDLWNDPQHNQRVHDFATHKGIRWHFIPTRAPSFGGLWEAAVKSFKHHLKRAIGTTLFTYEEFNTIVINIEAILNSRPLTPLSSDPNDLQSLTPGHFLIGDTLTSLPEHDYREIPENRLSRWQHLQQIRQHFWNRCSKEYLNELNIRHKWSTKGQPETIKIGTVVLIKEDNLPPLQWRMGLITNVHPGADGVIRVVTVKTSTGNVERCIRKIAPLPVNIHEEDAVSTSEEPRSDTNNVVN